A single window of Grus americana isolate bGruAme1 chromosome 10, bGruAme1.mat, whole genome shotgun sequence DNA harbors:
- the SKIC8 gene encoding SKI8 subunit of superkiller complex protein yields the protein MTTQYGILFKQEQAHDDAIWSVAWGKNKKDGSETVISGSLDDLVKVWKWNDEKLDLQWTLEGHQLGVVSVDISHTGSIAASSSLDAHIRLWDLETGKQIKSIDAGPVDAWSLAFSPDSQYLATGSHVGKVNIFGVETGKKEYSLDTRGKFILSIAYSPDGKYLASGAIDGIINIFDIATGKLLHTLEGHAMPIRSLTFSPDSQLLVTASDDGYIKIYDVQHANLAGTLSGHGSWVLNVAFCPDDTHFVSSSSDKSVKVWDAGTRTCVHTFFDHQDQVWGVKYNGSGSKIVSVGDDQEIHIYDCPV from the exons ATGACCACACAG tatgGTATTCTCTTCAAGCAAGAGCAAG CTCACGATGATGCCATTTGGTCAgttgcttggggaaaaaataaaaaggatggtTCTGAAACAGTGATCTCTGGTTCTTTGGATGATCTAGTAAAGGTCTGGAAGTG GAATGATGAAAAATTGGATCTACAATGGACTTTGGAGGGTCACCAGCTGGGCGTGGTATCTGTGGATATCAGCCACACGGGCTCCATTGCAGCATCCAGCTCCCTAGATGCCCATATTCGCCTTTGGGATTTAGAAACTGGCAAACAGATCAAGTCAATAGATGCTGGTCCTG ttgATGCTTGGTCCCTGGCATTTTCACCTGATTCCCAGTACCTTGCAACAGGAAGTCATGTgggaaaagtaaatatttttggtgTTGAAACCGGAAAGAAAGAATATTCTCTGGACACCAGAGGAAAGTTCATCCTTAGCATTGCATAT AGTCCAGATGGAAAATACTTAGCCAGTGGAGCCATAGATGGCATTATCAATATTTTTGATATTGCAACTGGAAAACTTCTGCATACGTTAGAAG GTCATGCGATGCCCATTCGTTCACTGACATTTTCTCCGGATTCTCAGTTACTTGTAACTGCTTCAGATGACGGCTATATCAAAATCTACGATGT GCAACATGCAAACTTGGCTGGCACATTAAGTGGTCACGGATCCTGGGTATTAAATGTAGCATTTTGCCCTGATGATACCCATTTTGTTTCCAG ttcatCTGATAAAAGCGTAAAAGTTTGGGATGCTGGGACGAGAACTTGTGTTCACACTTTCTTTGACCACCAAGATCAG GTTTGGGGAGTGAAATACAATGGAAGTGGGTCCAAAATTGTATCTGTTGGAGATGACCAAGAAATTCATATTTATGACTGTCCAGTTTAA
- the DNAJA4 gene encoding dnaJ homolog subfamily A member 4 isoform X2, translating to MCAPEQDEFSSEKLLKQMYKFKLISQAYEVLSDPKKRDLYDQGGEQAIKEGGLSGGSFSSPMDIFDMFFGGGGRMNRERRGKNVVHQLGVSLEDLYNGITRKLALQKNVICGKCEGYGGKRGAIEKCPVCKGRGMQVLVQQIGPGMVQQIQTVCPECKGQGERINPKDRCDNCNGCKVVREKKIIEVHVDKGMKDGQKIVFHGEGDQEPDLEPGDVIIVLDQKDHSVFQRRGHDLITKMRIQLSEALCGFRKTIETLDNRVLVISSRPGEVIKHGDLKCICNEGMPIYKSPMDKGSLIIQFLVQFPEHYWLPREKLCLLEDLLPPREDVMITDEMDQVDLEDFDPSEQTYRNSGGEAYEEDEEGPRTGVQCQTS from the exons ATGTGTGCTCCTGAGCAGGATgagttttcttcagagaaattaCTAAAGCAGATGTACAAG tttaaaCTCATATCCCAGGCATATGAAGTTCTGTCGGACCCAAAGAAAAGGGACCTCTATGACCAGGGTGGGGAGCAGGCTATTAAAGAAGGAGGCCTGAGTGGCGGCAGCTTCTCTTCACCCATGGACATCTTTGACATGTTCTTTGGTGGTGGAGGCCGAATGAATAGAGAGAGAAGAG gcaaaaatgttgtccacCAGTTAGGTGTATCTCTTGAAGACTTATATAATGGTATTACACGGAAACTGGCACTGCAAAAGAATGTTATTTGTGGAAAGTGTGAAG GTTATGGTGGGAAGAGAGGGGCAATAGAAAAGTGCCCTGTGTGTAAAGGAAGAGGAATGCAAGTTCTAGTTCAGCAGATTGGACCTGGCATGGTACAACAAATACAAACTGTGTGTCCAGAATGCAAAGGCCAAGGTGAAAGAATAAATCCAAAGGACAGGTGTGACAACTGCAATGGCTGTAAGGttgtaagagagaaaaagatcaTAGAAGTTCATGTTGATAAAG gtATGAAAGATGGCCAGAAGATAGTATTTCATGGAGAAGGTGACCAGGAGCCTGATCTAGAGCCTGGCGATGTTATAATTGTGCTTGATCAAAAGGATCACAGTGTCTTTCAGAGGCGAGGGCATGACTTAATTACAAAAATGAGAATTCAACTCTCAGAGGCTTTATGTGGTTTCAGAAAGACCATTGAAACTCTGGATAACAGAGTTCTCGTCATATCATCTAGGCCAG GTGAAGTGATAAAACATGGTGACTTAAAGTGTATCTGCAACGAAGGGATGCCTATCTACAAATCTCCAATGGACAAAGGCAGCTTAATTATCCAGTTTTTG GTCCAGTTCCCAGAGCACTACTGGCTCCCCAGGGAGAAACTGTGTCTGCTGGAGGATCTGCTTCCTCCCCGAGAAGATGTTATGATTACAGATGAGATGGATCAGGTAGACCTTGAAGATTTTGATCCAAGTGAGCAAACCTACCGTAACAGCGGGGGAGAAGCATATGAAGAAGATGAGGAGGGTCCAAGAACAGGAGTACAATGTCAGACATCTTAA
- the DNAJA4 gene encoding dnaJ homolog subfamily A member 4 isoform X1, protein MVKETEYYDILQVKPSASSEEIKRAYRKLALKYHPDKNPSEGERFKLISQAYEVLSDPKKRDLYDQGGEQAIKEGGLSGGSFSSPMDIFDMFFGGGGRMNRERRGKNVVHQLGVSLEDLYNGITRKLALQKNVICGKCEGYGGKRGAIEKCPVCKGRGMQVLVQQIGPGMVQQIQTVCPECKGQGERINPKDRCDNCNGCKVVREKKIIEVHVDKGMKDGQKIVFHGEGDQEPDLEPGDVIIVLDQKDHSVFQRRGHDLITKMRIQLSEALCGFRKTIETLDNRVLVISSRPGEVIKHGDLKCICNEGMPIYKSPMDKGSLIIQFLVQFPEHYWLPREKLCLLEDLLPPREDVMITDEMDQVDLEDFDPSEQTYRNSGGEAYEEDEEGPRTGVQCQTS, encoded by the exons ATGGTGAAGGAAACGGAGTACTACGACATCTTGCAGGTGAAGCCCAGTGCTTCTTCTGAGGAGATCAAGCGTGCCTACCGCAAGCTGGCGCTGAAGTACCACCCCGACAAGAACCCTAGCGAGGGCGAGCGG tttaaaCTCATATCCCAGGCATATGAAGTTCTGTCGGACCCAAAGAAAAGGGACCTCTATGACCAGGGTGGGGAGCAGGCTATTAAAGAAGGAGGCCTGAGTGGCGGCAGCTTCTCTTCACCCATGGACATCTTTGACATGTTCTTTGGTGGTGGAGGCCGAATGAATAGAGAGAGAAGAG gcaaaaatgttgtccacCAGTTAGGTGTATCTCTTGAAGACTTATATAATGGTATTACACGGAAACTGGCACTGCAAAAGAATGTTATTTGTGGAAAGTGTGAAG GTTATGGTGGGAAGAGAGGGGCAATAGAAAAGTGCCCTGTGTGTAAAGGAAGAGGAATGCAAGTTCTAGTTCAGCAGATTGGACCTGGCATGGTACAACAAATACAAACTGTGTGTCCAGAATGCAAAGGCCAAGGTGAAAGAATAAATCCAAAGGACAGGTGTGACAACTGCAATGGCTGTAAGGttgtaagagagaaaaagatcaTAGAAGTTCATGTTGATAAAG gtATGAAAGATGGCCAGAAGATAGTATTTCATGGAGAAGGTGACCAGGAGCCTGATCTAGAGCCTGGCGATGTTATAATTGTGCTTGATCAAAAGGATCACAGTGTCTTTCAGAGGCGAGGGCATGACTTAATTACAAAAATGAGAATTCAACTCTCAGAGGCTTTATGTGGTTTCAGAAAGACCATTGAAACTCTGGATAACAGAGTTCTCGTCATATCATCTAGGCCAG GTGAAGTGATAAAACATGGTGACTTAAAGTGTATCTGCAACGAAGGGATGCCTATCTACAAATCTCCAATGGACAAAGGCAGCTTAATTATCCAGTTTTTG GTCCAGTTCCCAGAGCACTACTGGCTCCCCAGGGAGAAACTGTGTCTGCTGGAGGATCTGCTTCCTCCCCGAGAAGATGTTATGATTACAGATGAGATGGATCAGGTAGACCTTGAAGATTTTGATCCAAGTGAGCAAACCTACCGTAACAGCGGGGGAGAAGCATATGAAGAAGATGAGGAGGGTCCAAGAACAGGAGTACAATGTCAGACATCTTAA
- the DNAJA4 gene encoding dnaJ homolog subfamily A member 4 isoform X4, with amino-acid sequence MQVLVQQIGPGMVQQIQTVCPECKGQGERINPKDRCDNCNGCKVVREKKIIEVHVDKGMKDGQKIVFHGEGDQEPDLEPGDVIIVLDQKDHSVFQRRGHDLITKMRIQLSEALCGFRKTIETLDNRVLVISSRPGEVIKHGDLKCICNEGMPIYKSPMDKGSLIIQFLVQFPEHYWLPREKLCLLEDLLPPREDVMITDEMDQVDLEDFDPSEQTYRNSGGEAYEEDEEGPRTGVQCQTS; translated from the exons ATGCAAGTTCTAGTTCAGCAGATTGGACCTGGCATGGTACAACAAATACAAACTGTGTGTCCAGAATGCAAAGGCCAAGGTGAAAGAATAAATCCAAAGGACAGGTGTGACAACTGCAATGGCTGTAAGGttgtaagagagaaaaagatcaTAGAAGTTCATGTTGATAAAG gtATGAAAGATGGCCAGAAGATAGTATTTCATGGAGAAGGTGACCAGGAGCCTGATCTAGAGCCTGGCGATGTTATAATTGTGCTTGATCAAAAGGATCACAGTGTCTTTCAGAGGCGAGGGCATGACTTAATTACAAAAATGAGAATTCAACTCTCAGAGGCTTTATGTGGTTTCAGAAAGACCATTGAAACTCTGGATAACAGAGTTCTCGTCATATCATCTAGGCCAG GTGAAGTGATAAAACATGGTGACTTAAAGTGTATCTGCAACGAAGGGATGCCTATCTACAAATCTCCAATGGACAAAGGCAGCTTAATTATCCAGTTTTTG GTCCAGTTCCCAGAGCACTACTGGCTCCCCAGGGAGAAACTGTGTCTGCTGGAGGATCTGCTTCCTCCCCGAGAAGATGTTATGATTACAGATGAGATGGATCAGGTAGACCTTGAAGATTTTGATCCAAGTGAGCAAACCTACCGTAACAGCGGGGGAGAAGCATATGAAGAAGATGAGGAGGGTCCAAGAACAGGAGTACAATGTCAGACATCTTAA
- the DNAJA4 gene encoding dnaJ homolog subfamily A member 4 isoform X3, which yields MDIFDMFFGGGGRMNRERRGKNVVHQLGVSLEDLYNGITRKLALQKNVICGKCEGYGGKRGAIEKCPVCKGRGMQVLVQQIGPGMVQQIQTVCPECKGQGERINPKDRCDNCNGCKVVREKKIIEVHVDKGMKDGQKIVFHGEGDQEPDLEPGDVIIVLDQKDHSVFQRRGHDLITKMRIQLSEALCGFRKTIETLDNRVLVISSRPGEVIKHGDLKCICNEGMPIYKSPMDKGSLIIQFLVQFPEHYWLPREKLCLLEDLLPPREDVMITDEMDQVDLEDFDPSEQTYRNSGGEAYEEDEEGPRTGVQCQTS from the exons ATGGACATCTTTGACATGTTCTTTGGTGGTGGAGGCCGAATGAATAGAGAGAGAAGAG gcaaaaatgttgtccacCAGTTAGGTGTATCTCTTGAAGACTTATATAATGGTATTACACGGAAACTGGCACTGCAAAAGAATGTTATTTGTGGAAAGTGTGAAG GTTATGGTGGGAAGAGAGGGGCAATAGAAAAGTGCCCTGTGTGTAAAGGAAGAGGAATGCAAGTTCTAGTTCAGCAGATTGGACCTGGCATGGTACAACAAATACAAACTGTGTGTCCAGAATGCAAAGGCCAAGGTGAAAGAATAAATCCAAAGGACAGGTGTGACAACTGCAATGGCTGTAAGGttgtaagagagaaaaagatcaTAGAAGTTCATGTTGATAAAG gtATGAAAGATGGCCAGAAGATAGTATTTCATGGAGAAGGTGACCAGGAGCCTGATCTAGAGCCTGGCGATGTTATAATTGTGCTTGATCAAAAGGATCACAGTGTCTTTCAGAGGCGAGGGCATGACTTAATTACAAAAATGAGAATTCAACTCTCAGAGGCTTTATGTGGTTTCAGAAAGACCATTGAAACTCTGGATAACAGAGTTCTCGTCATATCATCTAGGCCAG GTGAAGTGATAAAACATGGTGACTTAAAGTGTATCTGCAACGAAGGGATGCCTATCTACAAATCTCCAATGGACAAAGGCAGCTTAATTATCCAGTTTTTG GTCCAGTTCCCAGAGCACTACTGGCTCCCCAGGGAGAAACTGTGTCTGCTGGAGGATCTGCTTCCTCCCCGAGAAGATGTTATGATTACAGATGAGATGGATCAGGTAGACCTTGAAGATTTTGATCCAAGTGAGCAAACCTACCGTAACAGCGGGGGAGAAGCATATGAAGAAGATGAGGAGGGTCCAAGAACAGGAGTACAATGTCAGACATCTTAA